One Salvelinus namaycush isolate Seneca chromosome 4, SaNama_1.0, whole genome shotgun sequence genomic window carries:
- the nog3 gene encoding noggin-3, producing the protein MDNSYYFLAMSMLVLSLGLRIEEGMCQHYYLLRPIPSDTLPIVELKEDPDPVLDPKERDLNETELRSTLGSHFDPHFMSITPPEDKYSGNEDLSDSEIRQKPSGAMPKEIKAMEFEIQHGKKHKPSKKLRRRLQLWLWSYAFCPVVYTWNDLGNRFWPRYVKVGSCYNKRSCSVPEGMVCKPAKSAHFTILRWRCLQRKGGLKCAWIPIQYPIISECKCSCTN; encoded by the coding sequence ATGGATAACTCGTACTATTTTCTGGCCATGTCCATGCTGGTTCTGTCCCTCGGGTTAAGGATTGAGGAGGGCATGTGCCAACACTACTACCTCCTCCGTCCCATCCCCAGCGACACTCTCCCCATAGTGGAGCTCAAAGAGGACCCAGACCCTGTCCTGGATCCAAAAGAACGGGACCTGAACGAGACCGAACTCAGATCCACCCTGGGTAGTCACTTCGACCCACACTTCATGTCCATTACCCCGCCAGAGGACAAGTACTCGGGCAACGAGGACCTGAGCGACTCGGAGATACGTCAGAAGCCGTCCGGCGCGATGCCCAAGGAGATCAAAGCCATGGAGTTTGAGATCCAGCACGGCAAGAAGCACAAGCCCAGTAAAAAACTTAGAAGAAGGCTGCAACTGTGGCTGTGGTCTTACGCCTTCTGTCCAGTTGTTTATACATGGAACGACCTCGGGAACAGATTCTGGCCGCGCTACGTGAAGGTGGGGAGCTGCTACAATAAGCGTTCTTGTTCCGTCCCTGAAGGGATGGTTTGCAAACCTGCCAAATCAGCCCATTTTACGATCTTACGATGGAGGTGCCTGCAGAGAAAAGGAGGTCTGAAATGCGCTTGGATACCAATTCAGTACCCAATTATATCTGAGTGCAAATGCTCATGCACGAACTGA